A window of Bradyrhizobium sp. AZCC 1610 contains these coding sequences:
- a CDS encoding response regulator, with amino-acid sequence MKPTSSPHSLPTSGSSELKGARILLVEDSWHVGNAIKRLLRALGADVAGPAATIADSERLIAERKPDVAIVDINLRDGERANPLLDRLQEEGIPVIVMTGYTEVSLQPGKVEAILQKPVSVEQFLAILRPIVARLPDR; translated from the coding sequence ATGAAACCCACCTCGAGCCCTCATAGCCTACCAACATCTGGATCGTCGGAACTGAAAGGTGCGCGTATTCTGCTAGTGGAGGATTCCTGGCACGTCGGCAACGCCATCAAACGTCTGCTTCGTGCACTGGGCGCGGACGTGGCCGGTCCGGCTGCCACCATAGCTGACTCCGAGCGCCTAATTGCCGAGCGCAAGCCCGACGTGGCCATCGTCGACATCAATTTGCGGGATGGCGAGCGGGCTAACCCGTTGCTTGATCGGCTCCAGGAAGAAGGCATTCCGGTCATCGTCATGACGGGCTACACGGAAGTTTCTCTTCAACCTGGAAAGGTCGAAGCCATTCTGCAAAAGCCCGTCAGCGTCGAGCAGTTTTTGGCGATCTTGCGCCCGATCGTTGCTCGGCTGCCGGATCGATGA